From Arcticibacter tournemirensis, one genomic window encodes:
- a CDS encoding IS982 family transposase — protein sequence MHNLKTNFDKILEISKLALTEYMLADGNFFKYRNLPKLSDIEIVALSISSEALGIDSENLLFSKLRTEYSGEFPNLIDRSNYNRRRKRLQDYIALVAQPISEIINPDNHQFIIDSVPVPICQNVRISRTSICREDLHVQPSRGYHASHRLHYYGFKMQLIISKAGVPVSMGITAANVHDVHYLSQLENLELNECELIADKGYLSLPYQTTLFEQDRIRLITPLRNNMKKRTTLWNPSYRYVRKRVETLFSQLCDHLYIKRNYAKSLSGLFTRMCSKISGVAVLQLINFKNNKPINHLKHALAA from the coding sequence ATGCACAACTTAAAGACCAATTTCGATAAGATTCTTGAGATTAGCAAACTTGCTTTGACAGAATATATGTTAGCGGATGGCAACTTCTTCAAGTACAGGAATTTGCCAAAACTGTCAGATATAGAGATAGTTGCTTTGTCTATTAGTTCCGAAGCACTGGGTATTGACTCGGAAAACCTGCTGTTTTCTAAACTTAGAACAGAATATAGCGGGGAGTTTCCTAATTTAATAGACCGGTCTAATTACAACAGAAGACGAAAGAGACTTCAGGATTATATTGCCCTGGTGGCTCAACCTATATCGGAAATAATCAATCCCGATAACCACCAGTTTATTATAGATTCGGTACCTGTTCCTATTTGTCAGAATGTAAGGATTTCCAGGACCAGCATTTGCAGAGAAGATTTGCATGTACAACCTTCCAGAGGGTATCATGCATCTCACAGGCTGCATTATTACGGGTTCAAAATGCAACTGATTATTTCGAAAGCCGGTGTTCCGGTATCAATGGGAATAACGGCTGCTAATGTACATGATGTACACTATCTCAGCCAGCTTGAAAATCTGGAACTAAATGAATGTGAATTAATTGCAGATAAAGGATATTTATCCCTGCCCTATCAAACCACTCTTTTTGAACAGGACAGGATTCGGTTAATCACCCCTTTAAGGAATAATATGAAGAAAAGAACAACCCTCTGGAATCCTTCTTACCGATACGTCCGCAAGAGAGTGGAAACTCTGTTTTCTCAGCTTTGCGACCACCTTTACATCAAAAGGAATTATGCAAAATCGCTCAGCGGGCTCTTCACAAGGATGTGTTCAAAGATAAGTGGCGTAGCCGTTCTGCAGTTGATCAATTTCAAAAACAACAAACCCATTAATCACTTAAAACATGCCCTTGCCGCTTAA
- a CDS encoding ABC transporter permease, which produces MIKSFFRIAVRSFFKNKVQSFVNIAGLTAGMFVTILIGLWIFDELTFDKYHRNYHQIAQVMQNQYMGGTTKTGAAIPRPLEFELKKNFEHTFKHIVMSSWKWGHLLGVGGKTIKQSGVFMDSGAPDMLGLRMIAGSRNALQDPSSVLLSESAAKALFGKKDILGQTIKLDARFSLKVAGVYEDLPYNTTFNDVHFIAPWDFYVTTERWLKEAADNWFNNSFQLFVQLAGNADMQQVSHEIKNVKLNNTRCAV; this is translated from the coding sequence ATGATAAAAAGCTTTTTCAGAATTGCTGTTCGCAGCTTCTTTAAAAATAAGGTACAGTCGTTTGTTAATATAGCCGGACTGACGGCCGGGATGTTCGTTACGATACTGATCGGACTTTGGATTTTCGATGAGCTTACCTTTGATAAATATCACCGCAATTACCATCAAATTGCCCAGGTGATGCAGAACCAGTACATGGGCGGCACAACGAAAACCGGGGCAGCAATACCACGGCCACTGGAGTTTGAGCTGAAGAAGAATTTTGAACATACGTTTAAGCATATTGTCATGTCGTCGTGGAAATGGGGACATTTGCTGGGCGTAGGCGGAAAAACCATCAAACAGTCGGGTGTATTTATGGATTCCGGCGCACCTGACATGCTTGGTCTGAGAATGATTGCCGGAAGCCGGAATGCCCTGCAAGACCCTTCGTCAGTGCTACTGTCGGAATCGGCAGCTAAAGCGCTTTTCGGCAAAAAGGATATATTAGGACAAACGATTAAACTGGATGCGCGATTCTCGCTAAAAGTGGCTGGTGTGTATGAGGATCTTCCATATAATACAACGTTTAACGATGTTCATTTTATTGCACCCTGGGACTTTTACGTTACTACTGAAAGGTGGCTTAAAGAAGCTGCTGATAATTGGTTTAATAATTCTTTTCAGCTTTTCGTTCAGCTGGCCGGCAATGCCGATATGCAGCAGGTATCGCATGAGATAAAAAATGTTAAATTAAATAATACCCGTTGTGCGGTTTAA
- a CDS encoding DUF4249 domain-containing protein, with protein MKPLKIMLMVFAGLFVTGCEKVIKEDLKTAAPRLVVDASIDWVKNTAGNEQKIILSTTTGYFSSEFPGVSGAIITVTNPSNIVFDFVEMPGTGQYICNNFLPVIGQTYNLKIVLNGETYTASETFTPVPEIEDNIDQNSKGGEAGDEMEITFYYKDDASQKNSYLNSITEPHSAFPELEVEDDEHTNGNLMQESYSQEKLKAGDQVDIKLYGISKSYYNYMFKLIVASGNDGNPFPTIPSAVRGNIVNQTDNNNYAFGYFRLAEVATKSYTIK; from the coding sequence ATGAAACCACTTAAAATAATGCTAATGGTATTCGCTGGACTGTTTGTAACAGGATGCGAAAAAGTTATTAAAGAGGATCTTAAAACAGCAGCGCCTAGATTGGTTGTAGACGCCTCTATTGATTGGGTTAAAAACACAGCAGGAAATGAACAGAAAATCATATTGTCTACAACGACAGGTTATTTCAGCTCCGAATTCCCGGGCGTTTCCGGAGCAATAATTACGGTAACAAACCCTTCTAATATCGTTTTTGATTTTGTTGAAATGCCTGGAACAGGGCAATACATCTGCAACAATTTCCTTCCTGTTATTGGTCAGACCTATAATTTAAAAATCGTTTTGAACGGAGAAACCTACACCGCCTCGGAAACCTTTACCCCCGTTCCTGAAATCGAAGATAACATTGATCAGAACAGTAAAGGAGGCGAGGCCGGTGATGAAATGGAGATAACATTTTACTACAAGGATGATGCAAGTCAGAAGAATTCTTATCTGAACAGTATTACTGAGCCTCATTCAGCTTTTCCCGAGCTGGAAGTTGAAGACGATGAACATACCAACGGTAATTTAATGCAGGAGTCCTATTCTCAGGAAAAATTAAAGGCTGGCGACCAGGTAGACATAAAATTGTACGGAATTTCAAAAAGCTACTACAATTACATGTTCAAATTGATAGTAGCTTCCGGGAATGACGGCAACCCTTTCCCTACAATACCAAGCGCCGTTCGCGGAAATATCGTCAACCAGACTGATAATAATAATTACGCTTTCGGGTATTTCAGGCTGGCAGAAGTTGCTACTAAAAGTTATACAATCAAATAA